In Buchnera aphidicola (Lipaphis pseudobrassicae), a genomic segment contains:
- the rplA gene encoding 50S ribosomal protein L1 → MGKITKRIKNIKKYINIKKIYPIEELIALLKKSSKVKFNESIDIAINLGINSKKSDQNIRGSTVLPNGIGRSVKVAVFTHSENVKMAEKAGAELIGMEDLVEKIKKEGINNINCVIASPDAMKIVTQLGQILGPRGLMPNPKLGTVTTNIYEAVKNAKTGQVRYRNDKNGIIHATIGRINFSEHHIRENFNVFLESIKKAKPPQSKGTYIKKIVLSTTMGIGLTVDPSSISI, encoded by the coding sequence ATGGGAAAAATTACTAAAAGAATAAAAAACATAAAAAAATATATTAATATAAAAAAAATATACCCTATTGAAGAACTGATCGCTTTGTTAAAAAAATCATCAAAAGTGAAATTTAATGAAAGTATCGACATCGCAATTAATTTAGGAATTAATTCAAAAAAATCTGATCAAAATATTCGAGGTTCAACAGTCTTGCCAAATGGAATAGGACGTTCTGTTAAAGTAGCAGTATTTACTCATAGTGAAAATGTTAAAATGGCTGAAAAAGCCGGTGCAGAATTAATAGGAATGGAGGATCTAGTTGAAAAAATAAAAAAAGAAGGTATTAACAATATAAACTGTGTCATTGCTTCACCAGATGCAATGAAAATAGTAACACAATTAGGGCAAATATTAGGACCAAGAGGTCTCATGCCTAATCCAAAATTAGGAACAGTAACAACAAACATATACGAAGCGGTAAAAAATGCTAAAACAGGACAGGTTCGATATCGTAATGATAAAAATGGAATAATTCATGCTACAATTGGTCGAATAAATTTTTCAGAACATCATATAAGAGAAAATTTTAATGTATTTTTAGAATCGATAAAAAAGGCAAAACCTCCTCAATCTAAAGGAACATATATAAAAAAGATAGTTTTGTCAACTACTATGGGAATAGGATTAACAGTTGACCCATCTAGTATATCTATATAA
- the rpoB gene encoding DNA-directed RNA polymerase subunit beta, with translation MVYSYTEKKRIRKDFGKRPQVLDIPYLLSIQLDSFQKFIKPDIEGQQGLEAAFRSIFPIRSYNGNAELQYVSYRLGETIFDVKECQIRGATYSAALRVRLRLVIYERDILEATVKDIKEQEVYMGEIPLMTNNGTFIINGTERVVVSQLHRSPGVFFDSDKGKTHSSGKVLYNARIIPYRGSWLDFEFDPKDNLFVRIDRRRKLPVTVILRALNYNTEEILDLFFEKNIFKIEKNNIELTLIPERLRGETASFNIEKEGKIYVEKGRRITARHIQELKNQKVNSIKVPIEYILGRIVSKNYSDKKTGETIIFANTELSLEILEKLKTSGFNVIETLFTNDLDHGPYISETLRIDSSNDRTSALIEIYRVMRPGEPPTKEATENLFENLFFSEDRYDLSSVGRMKFNRSLLRKEIEGSGTLNKKDIIDVIKKIIDIRNGKGEIDDIDHLGNRRIRSVGEMAENQFRIGLVRVERTVKERLSIGDLDTIMPQDMINAKPISAAVKEFFGSSQLSQFMDQNNPLSEITHKRRISALGLGGLTRERAGFEVRDVHPTHYGRVCPIETPEGPNIGLINSLSVYARTNMYGFLETPYRKVRNGLVTEEINYLSAIEEGNYIIAQANTNIDKNGFFTDDLVTCRNKGESSLFNRNQVNYMDVSTQQIVSVGASLIPFLEHDDANRALMGANMQRQAVPTLKTDKPLVGTGMERAVAVDSGVTVVAKRSGFIQYVDASRIVVKVNEEEMFSEEAGIDIYNLTKYTRSNQNTCINQEPCVNLNEIIKKGDVLADGPSTDLGELALGQNMRVAFMPWNGYNFEDSILVSERVVQEDRFTTIHIQELSCISRDTKLGPEEISSDIPNVGEAALSKLDESGIVYIGAEVTGGDILVGKVTPKGETQLTPEEKLLRAIFGEKASDVKDSSLRVPNGVSGTVIDVQIFTRDGVKKDKRAIEIEDMQLKKVKKDLTEEFKIFELSLFTHIKKILLSFDVKVEKLNKLPYEKWFSIEIKQKEKQKEIEKLQKQHNELKEKFNKKIEMKRRKITQGDDLAPGVLKIVKVYLAVKRQIQPGDKMAGRHGNKGVISKINPIEDMPYDENGIPVDIVLNPLGVPSRMNIGQILETHLGMAAKGIGDKINNMLKTQEKICNLRKFIQQAFDLGDNLRQKIDLNTFSNKEILCLAKNLKGGMPIATPVFDGAQENEIKKLLKFADLPTSGQITLFDGRTGEKFERPVTVGYMYMLKLNHLVDDKMHARSTGSYSLVTQQPLGGKAQFGGQRFGEMEVWALEAYGASYTLQEMLTVKSDDVNGRTKMYKNIVDGNHQMEPGMPESFNVLLKEIRSLGINIELENE, from the coding sequence ATGGTTTACTCTTATACCGAAAAAAAACGTATTCGCAAAGATTTTGGTAAACGTCCACAAGTTTTGGATATACCTTATCTTCTTTCTATTCAATTAGATTCTTTTCAGAAATTTATCAAACCAGATATAGAAGGTCAACAAGGATTAGAGGCAGCATTTCGTTCTATATTTCCAATTCGTAGCTATAATGGAAACGCTGAACTTCAATATGTTAGTTATCGTTTAGGAGAAACAATTTTTGATGTAAAAGAATGTCAAATAAGAGGTGCAACTTATTCAGCAGCATTAAGAGTGAGATTACGTCTTGTTATTTATGAACGAGATATATTAGAAGCTACTGTTAAAGATATCAAAGAACAAGAAGTATATATGGGAGAAATTCCATTAATGACTAATAATGGAACATTTATAATTAATGGTACAGAAAGAGTAGTTGTATCTCAATTACACCGTAGTCCTGGAGTTTTTTTTGATAGTGATAAAGGTAAAACTCACTCTTCAGGAAAAGTACTTTATAATGCGCGTATCATTCCTTATCGTGGATCTTGGTTAGATTTCGAATTCGATCCAAAAGACAATTTATTTGTTAGAATTGATAGACGTCGAAAATTACCAGTAACGGTTATTTTACGAGCTCTTAATTATAATACAGAAGAAATATTAGATCTATTTTTTGAAAAAAATATTTTTAAAATAGAAAAAAATAATATTGAATTAACATTAATACCAGAAAGATTACGAGGTGAAACTGCATCATTTAATATTGAAAAAGAAGGAAAAATATATGTTGAAAAAGGTCGTCGTATTACTGCTAGACATATTCAAGAACTAAAAAATCAAAAAGTTAATTCTATCAAAGTTCCAATTGAATATATTCTAGGTAGAATTGTATCTAAAAATTATTCAGATAAAAAAACAGGTGAAACTATTATTTTTGCCAATACAGAACTATCTTTAGAAATATTAGAAAAACTAAAAACATCAGGTTTTAACGTTATTGAAACACTATTTACTAATGATTTAGATCATGGACCATACATATCTGAAACCCTTCGAATAGACTCATCTAATGATCGTACAAGTGCACTAATAGAAATTTATCGAGTTATGAGACCTGGTGAACCCCCTACGAAAGAAGCAACAGAAAATCTGTTCGAAAATTTATTTTTTTCTGAAGATAGATATGATCTTTCCTCTGTCGGAAGAATGAAATTTAATAGATCTCTTCTTCGAAAAGAAATTGAAGGATCAGGAACATTAAATAAAAAAGACATCATTGATGTTATAAAAAAGATAATTGATATAAGAAATGGTAAAGGTGAAATAGATGATATCGATCACTTAGGAAATAGACGTATTAGATCAGTTGGTGAAATGGCAGAGAATCAATTTAGAATTGGTTTAGTAAGAGTAGAAAGAACTGTTAAAGAAAGATTATCTATTGGAGATTTAGATACTATTATGCCACAAGATATGATTAATGCTAAACCAATATCTGCAGCTGTAAAAGAATTTTTTGGTTCCAGTCAATTATCTCAATTTATGGATCAAAATAATCCTTTATCAGAAATTACACATAAAAGAAGAATTTCAGCATTAGGACTAGGGGGCTTAACTAGAGAAAGAGCAGGATTTGAAGTTCGAGATGTACATCCTACTCATTATGGTCGTGTTTGTCCTATAGAAACTCCAGAAGGTCCTAATATTGGATTAATTAATTCTTTATCTGTATATGCGCGAACAAATATGTATGGATTTTTAGAAACACCTTATCGAAAGGTAAGAAATGGTTTAGTTACTGAAGAAATTAATTATTTATCTGCTATAGAAGAAGGTAATTATATTATTGCACAAGCAAATACCAATATAGATAAAAATGGTTTTTTTACTGATGATTTAGTAACTTGTAGAAATAAAGGAGAATCTAGTTTATTTAATCGCAATCAAGTCAATTATATGGATGTTTCTACTCAACAAATTGTATCTGTTGGTGCATCTTTGATTCCTTTTCTCGAACATGATGATGCAAATCGAGCTTTAATGGGTGCAAATATGCAACGTCAAGCAGTACCTACTCTTAAAACAGATAAACCTTTGGTAGGTACCGGAATGGAACGAGCAGTTGCTGTAGACTCTGGAGTGACAGTAGTTGCTAAAAGAAGCGGTTTTATTCAATATGTTGATGCTTCTCGTATAGTAGTAAAGGTTAATGAAGAAGAAATGTTTTCAGAAGAAGCCGGTATCGACATTTATAATTTAACTAAATATACTCGATCAAATCAAAATACATGTATTAATCAAGAACCATGCGTAAATTTAAATGAAATAATAAAAAAAGGAGATGTCTTAGCAGATGGTCCTTCTACAGATCTAGGAGAACTAGCATTAGGACAAAATATGCGAGTAGCCTTCATGCCTTGGAATGGATATAACTTTGAAGATTCTATTTTAGTATCAGAACGAGTTGTACAAGAAGATCGTTTTACTACAATACATATACAAGAATTATCATGTATATCAAGAGACACAAAATTAGGACCAGAGGAAATTAGTTCAGATATACCTAACGTGGGAGAAGCAGCATTATCTAAATTAGACGAATCAGGAATTGTTTATATCGGAGCAGAAGTGACTGGAGGTGACATATTAGTAGGTAAGGTAACACCAAAAGGAGAAACTCAACTTACTCCAGAAGAAAAGTTATTACGTGCTATTTTTGGAGAAAAAGCATCAGATGTAAAAGATTCTTCATTACGAGTTCCTAATGGAGTATCCGGAACTGTTATAGATGTGCAAATATTTACTAGAGATGGTGTAAAAAAAGACAAAAGAGCCATAGAAATTGAAGATATGCAACTAAAAAAAGTTAAAAAAGATCTTACTGAAGAATTTAAAATATTTGAATTAAGCTTGTTTACTCATATTAAGAAAATTCTTTTATCTTTCGATGTTAAAGTAGAAAAACTTAATAAACTTCCTTATGAAAAATGGTTTTCAATTGAAATAAAACAAAAAGAAAAGCAAAAAGAAATAGAAAAACTTCAAAAACAACATAATGAATTAAAAGAAAAATTTAACAAAAAAATCGAAATGAAACGGCGTAAAATAACACAAGGAGATGATCTTGCTCCAGGTGTTCTAAAAATTGTAAAGGTATATTTAGCTGTAAAGCGCCAAATTCAACCTGGTGATAAAATGGCCGGAAGACATGGAAATAAAGGAGTAATTTCAAAAATTAATCCTATTGAAGACATGCCTTATGACGAAAATGGTATACCAGTAGATATTGTTTTAAATCCACTAGGTGTTCCTTCTCGTATGAATATAGGACAAATATTAGAAACACATTTAGGTATGGCAGCTAAAGGCATTGGTGATAAAATTAATAATATGCTTAAAACTCAAGAAAAAATATGTAATTTAAGAAAATTTATACAACAAGCATTTGATCTTGGAGATAATTTACGTCAAAAAATTGATTTAAATACGTTTTCAAATAAAGAAATCTTATGCTTAGCAAAAAATTTAAAAGGTGGTATGCCTATTGCCACTCCTGTTTTCGATGGTGCACAAGAAAACGAAATAAAAAAACTTTTAAAGTTTGCTGACTTACCTACGTCAGGACAAATTACACTTTTTGATGGAAGAACAGGGGAAAAATTTGAACGACCTGTTACAGTTGGTTACATGTATATGTTGAAACTAAATCACTTAGTAGATGATAAAATGCATGCTCGTTCTACTGGTTCTTATAGTCTAGTTACTCAGCAACCATTAGGTGGAAAAGCTCAATTTGGTGGACAGCGCTTTGGCGAAATGGAAGTTTGGGCACTAGAAGCGTATGGAGCATCTTATACATTACAAGAAATGCTAACTGTAAAATCTGACGATGTGAATGGAAGAACTAAAATGTACAAAAACATTGTAGATGGAAATCATCAAATGGAGCCCGGTATGCCAGAATCTTTTAATGTACTACTGAAAGAAATTCGATCATTAGGCATTAACATTGAATTAGAAAATGAATAA
- the secE gene encoding preprotein translocase subunit SecE, which translates to MNKNNNNQKKSQNLEKIKWLSIFILFILSFLTNYYFYQTKLSVRLLIISFLMVSAIRILLWTEKGRYILSYIKILKKEIQKIVWPEYKETLYTTLIVITITIFMSFILWIVDSVTFRLIEFIISLRF; encoded by the coding sequence GTGAATAAAAACAATAACAATCAAAAAAAATCTCAAAATCTAGAAAAGATAAAATGGTTATCTATATTTATATTGTTTATATTATCATTTTTAACTAATTACTACTTTTATCAAACAAAATTATCTGTTCGTCTATTAATTATATCTTTTTTAATGGTATCTGCAATTAGAATCTTATTATGGACAGAAAAGGGAAGATATATTTTATCTTACATAAAAATCTTAAAAAAAGAAATACAAAAAATAGTATGGCCTGAATATAAAGAAACCTTATACACTACACTAATCGTAATTACTATAACAATTTTTATGTCTTTTATTTTATGGATTGTAGATAGTGTTACATTTCGTTTAATAGAATTTATAATTAGTTTAAGGTTCTAA
- the rplJ gene encoding 50S ribosomal protein L10, translating to MPLNLDKKKTIVSKINEISKVALSAVIADSQGVSVNEINELRKSGRAMGVRMSIIQNTLLSLGIKNTIFECLKKKIKGSTFIAYSMEHPGSGARLFKDFSKKNAQFKITGAAFEGKLLSITEITKLADMPTYKEAIMKLLFILKMSVAGKLIYTLSAIKEKKETS from the coding sequence ATGCCGTTAAATCTTGATAAAAAGAAAACAATAGTTTCTAAAATCAATGAAATATCTAAAGTAGCATTATCAGCTGTTATTGCAGATTCTCAGGGCGTTTCTGTAAACGAAATAAACGAACTAAGAAAATCTGGACGTGCAATGGGAGTAAGAATGAGTATTATTCAAAATACTCTATTATCTTTAGGAATTAAAAACACCATTTTTGAATGTTTAAAAAAAAAAATAAAAGGCTCAACTTTTATCGCTTATTCTATGGAGCATCCAGGAAGTGGAGCTAGACTATTTAAAGATTTTTCAAAAAAAAATGCACAATTTAAAATTACAGGAGCAGCATTTGAAGGTAAATTACTATCTATTACAGAAATTACTAAACTAGCAGACATGCCTACCTATAAAGAAGCAATTATGAAACTTTTATTTATATTAAAAATGTCAGTTGCCGGAAAACTTATTTATACATTATCTGCTATAAAAGAGAAAAAAGAAACTTCTTAA
- the argB gene encoding acetylglutamate kinase: protein MNPLVIKLGGVLLESDDAMKRLFKALVDYQKSYKRHILIVHGGGRLIDELMKKLNLPVKKKNGLRITLSEHINFITGALAGTANKTLLAWALKYQINAVGLCLADGKSVNVEKLDQDLGHVGKAIPGSPLFLKKLFKEDILPIISSIGITKDGLLMNVNADLAATALAATLQANLILLSDISSILDGKGQRIAEINSVQAKKLIAQGIITNGMIVKVNAALEAVSILNRSVDIASWQNAKSLKSLFNGVNIGTRVFL, encoded by the coding sequence ATGAATCCATTAGTTATTAAGTTGGGCGGAGTTCTTTTAGAAAGTGATGATGCTATGAAGCGTTTATTTAAAGCACTTGTTGATTATCAAAAATCTTATAAACGTCATATATTAATAGTACATGGTGGAGGTCGTTTAATTGATGAGTTAATGAAAAAACTTAATCTTCCAGTTAAAAAAAAGAATGGTTTACGTATTACTTTATCTGAACATATAAATTTTATTACGGGCGCTTTAGCTGGAACTGCTAATAAGACTCTACTTGCATGGGCGTTAAAATATCAAATAAATGCTGTTGGATTATGTTTAGCTGATGGAAAAAGTGTTAATGTAGAAAAATTAGATCAAGATTTAGGACATGTAGGGAAAGCTATTCCAGGATCACCATTATTTTTAAAAAAATTATTTAAAGAAGATATTTTACCTATTATTAGTTCTATAGGAATAACAAAAGATGGCTTATTAATGAATGTTAACGCTGATTTAGCAGCAACAGCTTTAGCAGCTACTTTACAAGCTAATTTAATTTTATTATCTGATATTAGCTCAATATTAGATGGAAAAGGACAACGAATAGCCGAAATTAATAGTGTTCAAGCTAAAAAATTAATTGCACAAGGAATTATTACCAATGGTATGATTGTTAAAGTAAATGCTGCGTTAGAAGCAGTTAGTATTTTAAATCGTTCTGTAGATATAGCAAGTTGGCAAAATGCAAAATCATTAAAGTCATTATTTAACGGTGTTAATATTGGTACTAGAGTATTTTTATAG
- the nusG gene encoding transcription termination/antitermination protein NusG: MHEIQKKRWYVLQAFSGFESRVAQSIKEHVKLNAMEDLFGEVMVPAQEVIEIRAGQRRKSEYKFFPGYVLIQMIMTDSTWHLIRNIPRVLGFIGGKSDKPSPISDKEVEIIVNRLRQIGDKPRPKTLFEPGEMIRVNDGPFADFNGVVEEVDYEKSRLKVSVSIFGRSTPVELDFRQVEKN, encoded by the coding sequence ATGCATGAAATTCAAAAAAAAAGATGGTACGTATTACAAGCTTTTTCCGGATTTGAGAGTCGTGTTGCACAATCAATAAAAGAACATGTAAAATTAAATGCAATGGAAGATTTATTTGGAGAAGTAATGGTTCCTGCACAAGAAGTTATTGAAATTCGAGCAGGACAACGTAGAAAAAGTGAATATAAGTTTTTTCCTGGATATGTTTTAATTCAAATGATAATGACTGATTCAACATGGCATTTAATCAGAAACATACCTAGAGTTTTAGGTTTTATTGGAGGAAAATCAGATAAACCTTCTCCTATTAGTGATAAAGAAGTAGAAATCATAGTGAATAGATTACGTCAAATAGGTGATAAACCAAGACCTAAAACTTTATTTGAACCAGGAGAAATGATTCGTGTTAACGATGGTCCTTTTGCAGATTTTAACGGTGTTGTAGAAGAAGTAGACTATGAAAAAAGCAGACTAAAAGTTTCGGTTTCAATCTTTGGAAGATCAACCCCTGTGGAATTAGATTTTAGACAGGTTGAAAAAAACTAA
- the murB gene encoding UDP-N-acetylmuramate dehydrogenase, with the protein MHKKKYLFNSSLKDLNTFGIDVTAKKIIVVKTIKSLIKIVQYCKLSHIPYLILGEGSNVLFLENYIGIVIVNRIKGIKIIEQNKFWILHVFSGEKWHSLVKYSLNLNIFGLENLALIPGRIGSAAIQNIGAYGKEFKDVCLYVDVLSLKDNDIKRINANLCQFSYRNSIFKHQFHDYIILAVGIKLSKKWNPTIFPLLKNYVNFKEITAHKIFNIICKIRMNKLPDPKKFGNAGSFFKNPIITKKQAFKLTSLYDVPYYPQKNGLIKISGGWLIQHYQFKNIQIGDAAIHETQKLILINKKNATSKEVITLAKIIHMCILKKFNIFLEPEIDFIGSIGKIDPLDIFY; encoded by the coding sequence ATGCATAAAAAAAAATATTTATTTAATTCATCTTTAAAAGATTTAAACACATTTGGAATAGATGTGACAGCAAAAAAAATTATTGTTGTAAAAACTATTAAATCATTAATAAAAATAGTGCAATATTGTAAATTATCTCATATTCCTTACCTAATTTTAGGAGAAGGAAGTAATGTACTCTTTTTAGAAAACTATATAGGAATAGTAATTGTTAATAGAATTAAGGGAATAAAAATAATAGAACAAAATAAATTTTGGATTTTACATGTTTTTTCAGGAGAAAAATGGCATAGTTTAGTTAAATATAGTTTAAATTTAAATATTTTTGGATTAGAAAACCTAGCTTTAATTCCTGGTCGTATAGGATCTGCAGCAATTCAAAATATCGGCGCATACGGAAAAGAATTTAAAGATGTATGCTTATATGTTGATGTATTATCCTTAAAAGATAATGATATTAAAAGAATCAATGCTAATTTATGTCAATTTTCTTATCGAAACAGTATTTTTAAACACCAATTTCATGATTATATTATCTTAGCAGTTGGCATAAAATTATCAAAAAAATGGAATCCGACTATATTCCCATTATTGAAAAATTACGTTAATTTTAAAGAAATCACTGCACATAAAATTTTTAATATAATATGTAAAATACGGATGAATAAATTACCAGATCCTAAAAAATTTGGTAATGCAGGTAGTTTTTTTAAAAATCCTATTATAACTAAAAAACAAGCATTTAAACTTACATCTTTATATGATGTTCCATATTATCCGCAGAAAAATGGATTAATTAAAATATCTGGTGGTTGGCTAATTCAACATTACCAATTCAAAAATATACAAATTGGAGATGCAGCTATTCATGAAACACAAAAACTAATATTAATAAATAAAAAAAATGCAACTTCTAAAGAAGTTATAACATTAGCAAAAATAATACATATGTGTATTTTAAAAAAATTTAATATATTTTTAGAACCAGAAATAGATTTTATTGGATCAATAGGAAAAATAGATCCATTAGATATTTTTTATTAA
- the metF gene encoding methylenetetrahydrofolate reductase yields the protein MYIISKYHKDIIDQKIKNISNNTRCSFEFFPPKNTILEKNFWCSIEKLSKLKPKFFSVTYGANSGEHKKTYNFVKKIYEKTNITTAAHLTCIDSTSDELKEIAKNYWKNGIRSIVALRGDTLKKNVKHKMYASDLVLLLKNIADFDISVAAYPEMHPESKNPKFDLINLKRKIDAGANRAITQFFFNIENYLRFRDNCVKNNINVEIIPGILPIYSFKQLQRFSSITNVKIPDWTFELFHGLDNDLITQRNIGFSIIIDMIKTLSYEGVKNFHFYTLNQSDIVYTACHMLGL from the coding sequence ATGTATATTATTTCTAAATATCATAAAGATATAATAGACCAGAAAATAAAAAATATTAGTAATAATACAAGATGTTCTTTTGAATTTTTTCCACCGAAAAATACTATTTTAGAAAAAAACTTTTGGTGCTCAATTGAAAAACTTAGCAAATTAAAACCAAAATTTTTTTCTGTCACTTATGGAGCAAATAGTGGTGAACATAAAAAAACATATAATTTTGTAAAAAAAATATACGAAAAAACAAATATTACTACTGCTGCTCATTTAACTTGTATTGATTCTACTTCTGATGAATTAAAAGAAATAGCGAAAAATTATTGGAAAAATGGAATTAGAAGTATTGTTGCATTAAGAGGAGATACGTTAAAAAAAAATGTTAAACATAAAATGTATGCTTCAGATTTAGTTCTTTTATTAAAAAACATAGCGGATTTCGATATTTCAGTAGCAGCTTATCCTGAAATGCATCCAGAATCAAAAAATCCTAAATTTGATTTAATTAATTTAAAACGAAAAATTGACGCAGGTGCAAACAGGGCAATTACACAATTTTTTTTCAATATCGAAAATTACTTACGATTTAGAGATAATTGTGTAAAAAATAATATTAATGTAGAAATTATACCTGGTATTTTACCTATTTATAGTTTTAAGCAATTACAACGTTTTTCAAGTATCACTAATGTTAAAATACCTGATTGGACATTTGAATTATTTCATGGATTAGATAATGATTTAATTACACAAAGAAACATTGGTTTTAGTATTATAATTGACATGATAAAAACATTATCTTACGAAGGAGTAAAAAATTTTCATTTTTACACTTTGAATCAATCTGATATAGTTTACACTGCATGTCATATGTTAGGTTTATAA
- the rplK gene encoding 50S ribosomal protein L11: MAKKIQSYIKLQVSAGMANPSPPIGPALGQKGVNIMEFCKSFNKKTENIEKGLPIPVIITVYSDRSFTFITKTPPASVLLKKLSGIKSGSSKPKSENVGKIHRSQIREIATIKNNDMTGSNIENMMRSIEGTAKSMGLTIEE; encoded by the coding sequence ATGGCTAAAAAAATACAATCTTATATTAAACTTCAAGTATCAGCAGGAATGGCTAATCCTAGCCCACCAATTGGACCAGCATTAGGTCAAAAAGGTGTGAATATTATGGAATTTTGCAAATCTTTTAATAAAAAAACAGAAAATATAGAAAAAGGTCTTCCTATACCAGTAATAATTACAGTTTATTCCGATCGTTCGTTTACATTTATCACAAAAACACCTCCAGCATCTGTTTTATTAAAAAAATTATCAGGTATTAAATCAGGATCAAGTAAGCCAAAATCAGAAAACGTTGGAAAAATACACCGTTCACAAATAAGAGAAATAGCAACCATTAAAAATAATGATATGACTGGTTCAAATATTGAAAATATGATGCGTTCTATTGAAGGAACTGCTAAATCTATGGGTTTAACCATTGAGGAATAA
- the rplL gene encoding 50S ribosomal protein L7/L12, whose protein sequence is MSITKEQILQAVSEMSVMNVVELISAMEEKFGVSANMSMGSNNNQEKETREEKTEFDIFLKAIGPNKVSVIKTVRSATGLGLKEAKDLVESAPTVLKENISKEDAESLKKTLEDVGAEIEIK, encoded by the coding sequence ATGTCTATTACTAAAGAACAAATCTTACAAGCTGTATCAGAAATGTCAGTAATGAATGTTGTAGAGCTTATATCGGCAATGGAAGAAAAATTTGGCGTTTCAGCAAATATGTCTATGGGTTCTAACAATAATCAAGAAAAAGAAACACGTGAAGAAAAAACAGAATTTGACATTTTTTTAAAAGCAATTGGACCTAATAAAGTATCGGTTATTAAAACTGTTCGTAGTGCTACCGGTCTTGGTCTAAAAGAAGCAAAAGATCTAGTAGAATCAGCTCCAACAGTTTTAAAAGAAAACATTAGCAAAGAAGATGCAGAATCACTTAAAAAAACATTAGAAGATGTTGGTGCCGAAATCGAAATTAAATAA